In the genome of Cronobacter malonaticus LMG 23826, one region contains:
- the glgA gene encoding glycogen synthase GlgA, whose protein sequence is MQVLHVCSELFPLLKTGGLADVLGALPAAQIADGVDTRVLLPGFPDLRRGVADAKVITRRDTFAGRISLLYGHFNGVGIYLIDAPHLYDRPGSPYHDTNLYAYADNVIRFALLGWVGSEMAAGLDPFWRPDIVHAHDWHAGLTPAYLAARGRPAKSVFTVHNLAYKGMFYAHHMDEIGLPWSMFNMNGLEFNGEISFLKAGLYYADHITAVSPTYAREITEPQFAYGLEGLLKQRHSEGRLSGILNGVDENIWNPAHDLLLASRYTRDTLEEKAENKRQLQIAMGLKVNDKVPLFAVVSRLTSQKGLDLVLEALPGLLEQGGQLALLGAGDPVLQEGFLAAAAEHPGQVGVQIGYHEAFSHRIMGGADVILVPSRFEPCGLTQLYGLKYGTLPLVRRTGGLADTVSDSSLENLADGIASGFVFEDSNAWSLLRAIRRAFVLWSRPSLWRFVQRQAMGMDFSWQVAAKSYRELYQRLL, encoded by the coding sequence ATGCAGGTCTTACATGTATGTTCTGAACTTTTTCCGCTACTGAAAACGGGTGGTCTGGCGGATGTCCTTGGCGCGTTGCCTGCTGCGCAGATTGCCGATGGGGTGGATACGCGCGTGCTACTGCCAGGCTTCCCCGATCTCCGTCGCGGAGTCGCGGATGCCAAAGTGATCACGCGCCGCGACACCTTCGCCGGGCGTATCTCTTTGTTATACGGACACTTCAACGGCGTTGGTATCTATCTTATCGACGCGCCGCATCTCTATGACCGTCCGGGCAGCCCTTATCACGACACTAACCTTTACGCCTACGCCGACAACGTTATCCGCTTCGCCCTGCTGGGCTGGGTAGGCAGCGAAATGGCGGCCGGGCTGGACCCGTTCTGGCGGCCTGACATTGTTCACGCGCATGACTGGCATGCGGGCCTGACGCCTGCGTATCTGGCGGCGCGCGGGCGTCCGGCGAAATCCGTGTTTACCGTGCATAACCTCGCTTACAAAGGCATGTTTTATGCGCATCACATGGATGAAATCGGATTGCCATGGTCGATGTTTAATATGAATGGGCTGGAGTTCAACGGCGAGATTTCGTTCCTCAAGGCGGGCCTCTACTATGCCGATCATATTACGGCGGTCAGCCCGACCTACGCGCGCGAAATCACCGAGCCGCAGTTTGCCTATGGTCTGGAAGGGCTGCTGAAACAGCGCCACAGCGAAGGGCGGCTGTCGGGGATTCTGAACGGCGTCGATGAGAACATCTGGAACCCGGCGCACGATCTGCTGCTGGCCTCGCGCTATACCCGCGATACGCTGGAAGAGAAAGCGGAGAACAAGCGGCAGTTGCAGATTGCGATGGGCCTGAAGGTGAATGACAAAGTGCCGCTGTTCGCGGTGGTCAGCCGCCTCACCAGCCAGAAAGGGCTGGATCTGGTGCTGGAGGCGCTGCCGGGCCTGCTGGAGCAGGGCGGTCAACTGGCGCTGCTGGGCGCAGGCGATCCGGTGCTTCAGGAAGGGTTCCTCGCCGCCGCGGCGGAACACCCAGGCCAGGTCGGCGTGCAGATTGGCTATCACGAGGCGTTCTCGCACCGCATTATGGGCGGCGCGGATGTGATTTTAGTGCCGAGCCGCTTTGAGCCGTGTGGGTTAACGCAGCTCTACGGGCTGAAATATGGCACGCTGCCGCTGGTGCGCCGCACCGGTGGGCTTGCGGATACCGTTTCCGACAGCTCGCTGGAGAACCTGGCGGACGGCATCGCCAGCGGTTTTGTCTTTGAAGACAGCAACGCCTGGTCGCTGCTGCGGGCTATCCGGCGCGCTTTCGTATTGTGGTCCCGTCCGTCCCTCTGGCGTTTTGTGCAGCGTCAGGCGATGGGGATGGACTTTAGCTGGCAGGTCGCGGCGAAATCCTACCGCGAACTCTATCAACGCTTGTTGTAA
- the glgP gene encoding glycogen phosphorylase gives MNEPLSYASPTLSVEALKHSIAYKLMFTIGKDPAIANKHEWLNATLFAVRDRMVERWLRSTRAQLSQEVRQVYYLSMEFLIGRTLSNALLSLGIYEDVRDALEGMGLSLEELIDEENDPGLGNGGLGRLAACFLDSLATLGLPGRGYGIRYDYGMFKQNIVDGRQKESPDYWLEYGNPWEFQRHNTRYKVRFGGRIQQEGKKTRWVETEEIIAVASDQIVPGYDTDATNTLRLWSAQASSAINLGKFNQGDYFAAVEDKNHSENVSRVLYPDDSTYSGRELRLRQEYFLVSATVQDILNRHYMLHKTYANLAQKVAIHLNDTHPVLSIPELMRLLIDEHKFSWDEAFEVTCQVFSYTNHTLMSEALETWPVDMLGKILPRHLQIIFEINDYFLRTIQEQYPNDTGLLSRVSIIDESGGRRVRMAWLAVIISHKVNGVSELHSNLMVQSLFADFAKIFPMRFLNVTNGVTPRRWLALANPALSEVLDENIGRTWRTDLSQLSELEQHIDYPTVNQQVREAKLENKKRLAIYIAQHLNVVVNPKALFDVQIKRIHEYKRQLMNVLHVITRYNRIKADPDLEWVPRVNIFAGKAASAYYMAKHIIHLINDVAKVINNDAEVKDRLKVVFIPNYSVSLAQLIIPAADLSEQISLAGTEASGTSNMKFALNGALTIGTLDGANVEMQEHVGEENIFIFGNTADEVEALRRAGYNPRDYYEKDDELRQVLTQIATGVFSPEEPGRYRDLVDSLINFGDHYQVLADYRSYVDCQEKVDELYLQPEVWTTRAMHNIANMGYFSSDRTIQEYAENIWHITPVRL, from the coding sequence ATGAATGAACCCCTTAGCTATGCGTCGCCAACCCTGAGCGTGGAGGCGTTAAAACACTCTATCGCTTACAAGCTGATGTTCACCATCGGTAAAGATCCGGCCATCGCTAACAAACATGAGTGGCTGAACGCCACGCTGTTTGCGGTGCGCGATCGCATGGTGGAGCGCTGGCTGCGCTCCACTCGCGCCCAACTCTCGCAAGAAGTGCGACAGGTGTATTACCTGTCGATGGAGTTTCTGATTGGCCGCACGCTCTCAAACGCTCTGTTGTCGCTTGGCATCTATGAAGATGTGCGGGACGCGCTGGAGGGGATGGGCCTGAGCCTGGAAGAACTCATCGACGAAGAAAACGACCCCGGTCTTGGCAACGGCGGCCTCGGGCGCCTTGCGGCCTGCTTCCTGGATTCGCTGGCGACGCTCGGCCTGCCGGGCCGCGGTTATGGCATTCGCTACGACTACGGCATGTTTAAGCAAAACATCGTTGACGGTCGCCAGAAAGAATCGCCGGATTACTGGCTGGAATATGGCAACCCGTGGGAGTTCCAGCGCCACAATACGCGTTATAAAGTGCGCTTCGGCGGCCGTATTCAGCAGGAAGGCAAAAAGACCCGCTGGGTGGAAACTGAAGAAATTATTGCGGTCGCCTCTGACCAGATCGTTCCCGGCTACGACACCGACGCCACCAACACGCTGCGGCTCTGGAGCGCGCAGGCCAGTAGCGCGATTAACCTCGGTAAGTTCAACCAGGGCGACTACTTTGCGGCGGTGGAAGATAAAAACCACTCCGAGAACGTGTCGCGCGTCCTTTACCCGGATGACTCCACCTATTCCGGGCGCGAGCTGCGTCTGCGGCAGGAGTATTTCCTGGTCTCGGCGACAGTGCAGGACATTTTAAACCGCCACTACATGCTGCATAAAACCTACGCCAACCTGGCGCAGAAAGTGGCGATTCACCTGAACGACACCCACCCGGTATTGTCGATTCCGGAGCTGATGCGCCTGCTTATCGACGAGCATAAGTTCAGCTGGGACGAGGCGTTTGAAGTGACCTGTCAGGTGTTCTCCTACACCAACCATACGCTGATGAGCGAGGCGCTGGAGACCTGGCCTGTGGATATGCTCGGCAAGATCCTGCCGCGCCATCTGCAAATCATTTTTGAAATTAATGATTACTTCCTGCGTACCATTCAGGAGCAATACCCGAACGATACCGGGCTCTTAAGCCGCGTGTCGATTATCGACGAGTCGGGCGGGCGTCGCGTGCGTATGGCCTGGCTTGCGGTCATTATCAGCCACAAAGTAAATGGCGTGTCTGAACTGCACTCGAACCTGATGGTGCAGTCACTGTTCGCTGATTTCGCGAAGATCTTCCCGATGCGCTTCCTGAACGTCACTAACGGCGTGACGCCGCGCCGCTGGCTGGCGCTGGCGAACCCGGCGCTCTCAGAGGTGCTGGATGAGAATATCGGACGCACCTGGCGTACCGATCTCAGCCAGCTTAGCGAGCTGGAGCAGCACATCGACTACCCGACGGTGAACCAGCAGGTGCGCGAAGCCAAGCTTGAGAATAAAAAGCGTCTGGCGATTTACATCGCGCAGCACCTCAACGTGGTGGTGAATCCGAAAGCGCTGTTTGACGTGCAGATCAAACGTATTCACGAGTACAAGCGCCAGCTGATGAACGTGTTGCACGTCATTACGCGCTATAACCGCATCAAAGCCGATCCGGATCTGGAGTGGGTGCCGCGCGTAAATATTTTCGCCGGTAAAGCCGCTTCGGCGTATTACATGGCGAAGCACATTATTCACCTGATCAACGATGTGGCGAAGGTTATCAACAACGATGCTGAAGTAAAGGATCGCCTGAAAGTGGTGTTTATCCCGAACTACAGCGTCAGCCTTGCGCAGCTCATCATTCCGGCAGCCGATCTTTCGGAGCAGATTTCTCTCGCGGGTACCGAGGCGTCCGGCACCAGTAATATGAAGTTTGCGCTCAACGGCGCGCTGACCATCGGCACGCTCGATGGCGCGAACGTTGAGATGCAGGAGCATGTCGGCGAAGAGAACATTTTCATCTTCGGCAACACGGCGGATGAAGTGGAAGCGCTGCGTCGCGCCGGCTATAACCCGCGCGATTACTACGAGAAGGACGACGAGCTGCGCCAGGTGCTGACCCAAATAGCGACCGGCGTGTTCAGCCCTGAAGAGCCGGGCCGCTATCGCGATCTGGTGGATTCGCTGATTAACTTTGGCGATCACTATCAGGTGCTGGCAGATTACCGCAGCTACGTGGATTGCCAGGAGAAGGTGGACGAGCTTTATCTGCAGCCGGAAGTGTGGACCACGCGCGCGATGCATAACATCGCGAACATGGGCTACTTCTCTTCTGACCGCACGATTCAGGAGTACGCGGAAAATATCTGGCATATCACGCCCGTACGCCTGTAA
- a CDS encoding sensor domain-containing diguanylate cyclase, with the protein MRKATSRSPDAVMLAFLLLISLLVMAVSGGSLWQSWQHSVEETERQARNQSISLARQAEDTFIQVQLTLDELVRRSDDIFLQPAEWNGPRGLLAQQQRQLPQLHGLFVYDTRGDWLATSASVVPVQANNADRDYFIWHSQHSDTGIHIGHVIRSRSTGELVVPVSVRLNNREGRFRGVLLATVKLDYFRQFYGYYEMGPSDTLGITFTDSTVLYVRPFPDSYINRTLSSSPLFTRMLKIAPTGGGAWKSAIDGVPRIFGYATLTRYPLVVSAGYDVDELRAAWWRNNIPTLALNTVLLGVVLVFGVLVLRQIRASLRYQRELIVLRDDLTRSNHLLQDLALLDGLTGLPNRRQFDIYLEQCMTRAHATGVPVSLVMCDIDYFKSYNDTLGHVAGDECLKAVGDILRHLPLHNTDRVARYGGEEFAIILPGANAHAAEQVAIRALRAIHDARLAHPATPMVEKVLTISAGTATMTGDDANAETLKNQADEALYQAKRAGRNCVVGATGVSHTRLDAPYHA; encoded by the coding sequence TTGCGCAAGGCAACATCCCGTTCGCCGGATGCCGTGATGCTGGCTTTTTTATTGCTGATTTCACTGCTGGTGATGGCGGTCAGCGGCGGCTCGCTGTGGCAATCCTGGCAGCACAGCGTCGAAGAGACGGAGCGTCAGGCGCGTAACCAGTCGATCTCACTGGCGCGACAGGCGGAAGATACCTTTATTCAGGTGCAGTTAACGCTGGATGAGCTGGTGCGCCGCTCCGATGATATTTTTTTGCAGCCCGCTGAATGGAATGGCCCGCGCGGGCTACTCGCCCAGCAGCAGCGCCAGTTGCCGCAACTGCATGGCTTGTTTGTCTACGACACCCGCGGCGACTGGCTCGCCACCTCTGCAAGCGTGGTTCCGGTGCAGGCCAACAACGCCGACCGCGACTATTTCATCTGGCACAGCCAGCACAGCGACACCGGTATACACATCGGTCATGTGATCCGCAGCCGCTCCACGGGCGAGCTGGTGGTGCCGGTTTCGGTACGTCTGAATAATCGCGAAGGACGCTTTCGCGGCGTGTTGCTGGCGACGGTGAAACTGGACTATTTCCGCCAGTTTTACGGCTATTATGAAATGGGGCCGAGCGACACTTTGGGGATCACGTTCACGGACAGCACGGTGCTGTATGTGCGCCCGTTTCCAGACTCCTACATCAACCGCACCCTCTCCTCCAGCCCGCTGTTTACCCGAATGCTGAAAATCGCCCCGACCGGCGGCGGCGCATGGAAATCGGCGATCGACGGCGTGCCGCGCATTTTCGGTTATGCCACGCTTACGCGCTATCCGCTGGTGGTGTCAGCCGGTTATGACGTCGACGAGCTTCGCGCCGCCTGGTGGCGTAACAATATTCCGACGCTGGCGCTTAACACCGTGCTGCTTGGTGTGGTGTTGGTATTCGGCGTGCTGGTCTTGCGCCAGATCCGCGCCAGTCTGCGTTATCAACGCGAGCTTATTGTGCTGCGTGACGATCTGACGCGCTCTAACCATCTTCTTCAGGATCTGGCGCTGCTGGATGGCTTAACCGGGCTGCCTAATCGTCGCCAGTTCGATATCTATCTTGAACAGTGCATGACGCGCGCCCATGCCACAGGCGTGCCGGTCTCGCTGGTGATGTGCGATATCGACTATTTTAAAAGCTACAACGACACGCTGGGTCACGTGGCGGGCGATGAGTGCCTGAAAGCGGTGGGCGATATTCTGCGTCATCTGCCGCTGCACAATACCGACAGAGTGGCGCGCTACGGCGGCGAAGAGTTTGCCATTATTCTTCCGGGCGCGAATGCACATGCCGCTGAACAGGTGGCGATTCGCGCGCTCAGAGCCATTCATGATGCCCGGCTGGCGCATCCGGCGACGCCGATGGTGGAGAAAGTACTGACGATAAGCGCGGGCACCGCCACGATGACAGGTGACGACGCCAACGCCGAGACGCTGAAAAACCAGGCCGACGAGGCGCTTTATCAGGCCAAACGCGCCGGTCGCAACTGCGTGGTGGGTGCCACAGGCGTGAGCCATACGCGGCTGGACGCCCCCTATCACGCGTGA
- the glpD gene encoding glycerol-3-phosphate dehydrogenase: METKDLIVIGGGINGAGIAADAAGRGLSVLMLEAQDLACATSSASSKLIHGGLRYLEHYEFRLVSEALAEREVLLKMAPHIAFPMRFRLPHRPHLRPAWMIRTGLFMYDHLGKRTSLPGSTGLRFGSDSVLKPEIVRGFEYSDCWVDDARLVLANAQMVVKKGGEVLTRTRATSARRENGMWIVEAEDIDTGETYTWQARGLVNATGPWVKNFFDDGLKLKSPYGIRLIKGSHIVVPRVHNQKQAYILQNEDKRIVFVIPWMDEFSIIGTTDVEYKGDPKEVAIDESEISYLLKVYNAHFKKQLGRDDVVWTYSGVRPLCDDESDSPQAITRDYTLDIHDENGKAPLLSVFGGKLTTYRKLAEHAMEKLSSYYSNIGPAWTRNAVLPGGAFQGERDDYAAQLRRRYPFISETLARHYARTYGSNSELILGDAADINALGEHFGHEFYEAELRYLVEHEWVRRLDDAIWRRTKLGMWLNGEEQSRVAQWLTENVGKKANVKLSLAS, encoded by the coding sequence ATGGAAACCAAAGATCTGATTGTGATAGGTGGGGGCATCAACGGTGCCGGTATCGCGGCAGACGCCGCAGGGCGTGGATTATCTGTGCTGATGCTGGAAGCGCAGGATCTGGCGTGCGCCACTTCTTCCGCCAGCTCTAAATTGATCCACGGCGGGCTGCGCTATCTGGAACATTACGAGTTCCGTCTGGTCAGCGAAGCGCTGGCCGAGCGTGAAGTGCTGCTGAAAATGGCACCACATATCGCCTTCCCGATGCGCTTTCGTCTGCCGCACCGCCCGCATCTGCGTCCGGCGTGGATGATCCGCACCGGTCTGTTTATGTACGACCACCTCGGCAAGCGCACCAGTCTGCCGGGTTCTACTGGTTTGCGTTTTGGTTCGGATTCCGTTCTGAAGCCGGAAATCGTGCGCGGTTTCGAATATTCCGACTGCTGGGTGGATGACGCGCGTCTGGTGCTCGCCAACGCCCAGATGGTCGTTAAAAAAGGCGGAGAAGTGCTGACCCGCACCCGTGCTACCTCCGCGCGCCGCGAAAATGGCATGTGGATTGTGGAAGCGGAAGATATTGATACCGGCGAAACCTACACCTGGCAGGCGCGCGGCTTAGTGAACGCCACCGGCCCGTGGGTGAAAAACTTCTTCGACGACGGTCTGAAACTGAAATCGCCTTACGGCATCCGCCTGATCAAAGGCAGCCATATCGTCGTGCCGCGCGTGCATAACCAGAAACAGGCTTACATCCTGCAAAACGAAGATAAGCGTATCGTGTTTGTTATTCCGTGGATGGATGAGTTCTCGATAATCGGCACGACCGACGTCGAATATAAAGGCGATCCGAAAGAAGTGGCTATCGACGAATCCGAAATCAGCTATCTGCTGAAAGTCTATAACGCGCACTTCAAAAAGCAGCTTGGCCGCGACGATGTCGTCTGGACTTACTCCGGCGTGCGTCCGCTGTGCGATGACGAGTCCGATTCGCCGCAGGCGATCACCCGTGATTACACGCTCGATATTCACGATGAAAACGGCAAAGCGCCGCTGCTGTCGGTCTTCGGCGGCAAACTCACGACGTACCGTAAGCTTGCCGAACACGCGATGGAAAAACTGTCGTCTTATTACAGCAATATCGGGCCAGCGTGGACCCGTAACGCCGTGCTGCCGGGTGGCGCTTTCCAGGGCGAGCGCGACGACTACGCTGCGCAGTTGCGCCGCCGCTATCCGTTTATCAGCGAAACGCTGGCGCGCCACTACGCGCGTACCTACGGCAGCAACAGCGAGCTGATTCTGGGCGATGCCGCAGATATCAACGCGCTCGGCGAACACTTTGGCCACGAGTTCTACGAAGCGGAACTGCGCTATCTGGTCGAGCATGAATGGGTGCGCCGCCTGGATGACGCCATCTGGCGTCGTACCAAACTCGGCATGTGGCTCAACGGTGAAGAACAGTCGCGCGTGGCACAGTGGCTCACTGAAAATGTCGGCAAAAAAGCCAATGTGAAACTGTCGCTGGCCTCGTAA
- the glpE gene encoding thiosulfate sulfurtransferase GlpE, whose product MDQFECINVEEAHQKLQQGSAVLVDIRDPQSFAMGHTPGAFHLTNATLPAFMQQTDFDVPVLVMCYHGNSSKGAAQYLLHQGYDQVYSVDGGFDAWHRHFPAEVAHGES is encoded by the coding sequence ATGGATCAGTTTGAATGTATTAATGTCGAAGAAGCGCACCAGAAACTGCAGCAGGGGAGCGCCGTGCTGGTGGATATTCGCGATCCGCAAAGTTTTGCGATGGGCCACACGCCCGGCGCGTTTCATTTAACTAACGCCACGCTGCCCGCCTTTATGCAGCAGACCGATTTCGACGTGCCGGTGCTGGTGATGTGCTATCACGGCAACAGTAGCAAAGGTGCCGCGCAGTATCTGCTCCACCAGGGCTATGACCAGGTCTACAGCGTGGACGGCGGTTTCGACGCCTGGCATCGCCATTTCCCGGCGGAAGTGGCGCACGGCGAGAGTTAA
- the glpG gene encoding rhomboid family intramembrane serine protease GlpG: MLMINSFDNPRLAQAFVDYMATQGVILEIQRHDTWDIWLADEAQAERVKAELSYFLAHPGDPRYLSASWQTGQLNAGLQYRSYPFMASVRAHAGPLTLGMMALCIVAYLAMSVIGSPQVAVWLAWPFDPSLKFQLWRYVSPLLLHFSLLSLIFNLLWWWYLAGPLERSVGSGKLLTLTLVTALVGGVIQYQIAGPWFGGLGGVVYALVGYVWLRGEREPESGLYLPRGILVFMLLWLAIGGLGLFGNKTANADLVAGMLIGLAMAMTDTLHARKRK, encoded by the coding sequence ATGTTGATGATTAACTCGTTTGACAACCCGCGTCTCGCGCAGGCGTTTGTTGATTATATGGCCACCCAGGGCGTGATACTGGAAATCCAGCGGCATGACACCTGGGATATCTGGCTTGCCGATGAGGCGCAGGCGGAAAGGGTCAAAGCGGAGCTGAGCTATTTTCTCGCGCACCCGGGCGATCCGCGCTATCTCTCCGCGAGCTGGCAGACGGGGCAGCTGAACGCCGGTTTACAGTATCGCTCTTACCCATTTATGGCGAGCGTACGCGCCCACGCAGGCCCGCTGACGCTCGGCATGATGGCGCTGTGCATCGTCGCGTATCTCGCGATGAGCGTCATTGGTTCTCCGCAAGTGGCCGTCTGGCTTGCATGGCCGTTCGATCCCTCTCTCAAATTTCAACTCTGGCGCTATGTCAGCCCGCTGCTGCTGCACTTTTCCCTGCTGAGCCTGATCTTCAATCTGCTATGGTGGTGGTATCTTGCCGGTCCGCTGGAGCGTAGCGTTGGCAGCGGTAAGCTACTGACATTAACGCTGGTGACAGCGCTGGTGGGCGGCGTTATCCAGTATCAGATTGCCGGCCCGTGGTTCGGCGGTCTCGGCGGCGTAGTCTATGCGCTGGTCGGCTACGTCTGGCTGCGTGGCGAACGCGAGCCGGAAAGCGGGCTTTATCTGCCTCGCGGCATTCTGGTGTTTATGCTGCTGTGGCTCGCCATTGGCGGCCTGGGGCTGTTTGGCAACAAGACGGCGAATGCCGATCTGGTGGCGGGGATGCTGATTGGTCTGGCGATGGCCATGACGGATACCCTGCATGCGCGAAAACGAAAATAA